One Paraburkholderia kururiensis DNA window includes the following coding sequences:
- the gspK gene encoding type II secretion system minor pseudopilin GspK, translating into MDSDADRRAARLKPPRRERGIAIITVLLVVALAATLAASVLWRQQVATRDVENQRLTAQTLWSERAAVEWARAVLRAQSATSNVTYLGQPWSAPVSDVQLGDLLPPEAATLNSELAHASISGNVEDAQAKFNVMNLVARRAPGQPWQPNAEGVLAYRRLLAELGLDPALAQQTAAYLVRSLSDSNGSAEWPLQVVSVDDLTRIPGYDDKTIEALTPVLTVLPDLTSVNVNTASEPVLVAAIPTLSRSQAHRLVERRGTAYFVSTGDVAETLAPTSGSTALPDGAMVGVNSGYFIVHCRIHSARLDARIDTLIARYGVGNFSWTAVIWVHRVAA; encoded by the coding sequence ATGGATTCCGATGCCGACCGTCGCGCAGCACGATTGAAGCCCCCGCGTCGCGAGCGCGGCATCGCGATCATCACGGTGCTGCTCGTCGTCGCGCTGGCGGCCACGCTCGCCGCGAGCGTGCTGTGGCGTCAACAGGTTGCCACGCGCGACGTCGAGAACCAGCGTCTCACGGCGCAAACGCTGTGGAGCGAGCGCGCCGCGGTCGAGTGGGCGCGCGCGGTGTTGCGCGCGCAGAGCGCCACCTCGAACGTGACCTACCTGGGGCAGCCGTGGTCCGCGCCCGTAAGCGACGTGCAACTGGGCGACCTGCTTCCGCCCGAAGCCGCCACGCTCAATAGCGAGCTTGCGCACGCCTCCATCTCGGGCAACGTGGAAGACGCGCAGGCGAAGTTCAACGTGATGAATCTCGTCGCGCGGCGCGCGCCCGGCCAGCCGTGGCAGCCCAACGCGGAGGGCGTGCTCGCCTACCGCCGTCTGCTGGCCGAACTCGGGCTCGATCCCGCGCTCGCGCAGCAGACGGCCGCGTACCTCGTGCGCTCGCTGAGCGACTCGAACGGTTCGGCCGAGTGGCCACTGCAAGTCGTTTCCGTCGACGACCTCACGCGCATTCCCGGCTACGACGACAAGACTATCGAGGCGCTCACGCCCGTCCTCACCGTGCTGCCCGATCTCACCAGCGTGAACGTGAACACCGCGAGCGAACCGGTGCTCGTCGCGGCCATTCCCACGCTCTCGCGCAGCCAGGCGCACCGGCTCGTGGAGCGGCGCGGTACCGCCTACTTCGTGAGCACGGGCGATGTGGCGGAAACGCTCGCGCCCACGTCGGGCAGCACCGCGCTGCCCGACGGCGCGATGGTGGGCGTGAACAGCGGCTACTTCATCGTGCATTGCCGGATTCACTCGGCGCGTCTCGACGCACGCATCGACACGCTGATTGCGCGCTACGGCGTGGGCAACTTCTCATGGACCGCGGTGATCTGGGTGCACCGCGTCGCGGCGTAG
- a CDS encoding TIGR03032 family protein — MKQTDEDKAADTPARGTDGASAVSGIDEPFIHLRDTGRFLDVLASLKCSLALSRRPSGVALLGVDNGVPTLSACLLPRSMGMTVSGNRLAVATIHELMIFANVSNLAPLYPARPNHYDAVFVPRVSYYTGDLDLHDMVFDRHIVLAVNTRYSCISVIDGYFNFTPIWQPPFVTDFGPDDRCHLNGMAFHDGKVRYATALGETSTPFGWRKQMATGGIVMEVPSGRIVASGLSMPHSPRLIGGRLFVLEGGRGHVLEIDAASGAKRVVAALPGFTHGLAEYGGVLFVGLSRLRDKRGPQGLPIESESTSLVAGVAALDARTGEVLGTLQFENGVDEVFDVQVMPNILRGEILSPWQWAETPSIATMKGGFWQQRPREEDEPAS, encoded by the coding sequence GTGAAACAGACCGACGAAGACAAGGCCGCCGATACGCCAGCGCGGGGAACCGATGGCGCGTCGGCAGTCAGCGGTATCGACGAACCGTTCATCCATCTGCGCGACACGGGGCGATTTCTCGACGTGCTCGCCTCGCTCAAGTGCTCGCTCGCGCTAAGCCGCCGGCCCTCGGGCGTGGCGCTGCTCGGCGTGGACAACGGCGTACCGACGCTTTCCGCATGCCTCTTGCCGCGTTCGATGGGCATGACCGTGAGCGGCAATCGCCTCGCCGTGGCGACCATCCACGAGCTGATGATCTTCGCGAACGTGTCGAATCTTGCGCCGCTCTATCCCGCGCGCCCCAACCATTACGACGCCGTGTTCGTGCCGCGCGTGTCCTACTACACGGGCGACCTCGATCTGCACGACATGGTGTTCGACAGGCACATCGTGCTTGCCGTGAACACGCGCTACTCGTGCATCAGCGTGATAGACGGCTACTTCAATTTCACGCCGATCTGGCAGCCGCCGTTCGTCACCGACTTCGGCCCCGACGATCGCTGCCACCTCAACGGCATGGCGTTTCACGACGGCAAGGTGCGCTACGCGACGGCGCTCGGCGAAACCAGCACGCCGTTCGGCTGGCGCAAGCAGATGGCCACGGGCGGCATCGTGATGGAAGTGCCGTCGGGCCGCATCGTTGCGTCGGGATTGTCCATGCCGCATTCGCCGCGGCTGATCGGCGGCCGGCTCTTCGTGCTGGAAGGCGGGCGCGGCCACGTGCTGGAGATCGATGCGGCGAGCGGCGCGAAGCGCGTGGTCGCCGCACTGCCGGGCTTTACGCACGGTCTTGCGGAATACGGCGGCGTGCTGTTCGTCGGGCTTTCGCGGCTGCGCGACAAGCGCGGCCCGCAGGGGCTGCCTATCGAAAGCGAATCGACGTCGCTTGTGGCGGGTGTTGCGGCACTGGATGCCCGCACCGGGGAAGTGCTGGGCACGCTGCAATTCGAAAACGGCGTGGACGAGGTGTTCGACGTGCAGGTGATGCCTAACATCTTGCGCGGCGAAATTCTGAGTCCGTGGCAATGGGCCGAAACGCCTTCCATCGCGACCATGAAGGGCGGCTTCTGGCAGCAGCGTCCGCGCGAAGAAGACGAGCCTGCAAGCTGA
- the cysC gene encoding adenylyl-sulfate kinase, whose translation MQTTDWNERDTSGGVLWLTGLPGAGKSTLAQGLHRELRKQGVRSVVLDGDHLRSGLNRDLGFSCRDRFENVRRVAEVATLLADAGLIAIVALVSPLAAMRAQARQIVGQRFRELYVSAPLDVCEARDPKGLYGKARAGELPEFTGVSAPYETPVEAELTLDTANMDVATCVSNLLHYALGEFAGGAAATHVDMTRRLVLASR comes from the coding sequence ATGCAAACGACAGACTGGAACGAACGCGATACGAGCGGCGGCGTGCTGTGGCTGACGGGCCTGCCCGGTGCAGGCAAGTCCACGCTCGCGCAGGGCTTGCATCGCGAGTTGCGTAAGCAAGGGGTGCGGTCCGTGGTGCTGGACGGCGACCATCTGCGCAGCGGATTGAATCGCGATCTCGGCTTTTCGTGCCGCGACCGCTTCGAGAACGTGCGGCGCGTGGCCGAGGTGGCAACGCTCCTGGCCGACGCCGGGCTGATCGCCATCGTCGCGCTCGTTTCGCCGCTTGCCGCGATGCGGGCACAGGCGCGGCAGATCGTGGGACAACGCTTTCGCGAGTTGTACGTGAGCGCGCCGCTCGACGTGTGCGAGGCGCGCGACCCGAAGGGGCTGTACGGCAAGGCGCGTGCCGGAGAACTGCCGGAATTCACGGGCGTCTCCGCACCATATGAAACACCTGTCGAAGCGGAGCTGACGTTGGATACCGCCAACATGGACGTCGCGACGTGCGTGAGCAATCTGTTGCACTACGCGCTCGGCGAGTTTGCGGGCGGTGCCGCCGCAACGCACGTCGATATGACGCGTCGCCTCGTTCTGGCATCACGCTAG
- a CDS encoding ShlB/FhaC/HecB family hemolysin secretion/activation protein encodes MPPTVDGERLERMRQGRRQRLAGVALAGGLSFACGARAADAAPAQQPATAAPQTFDVNEFIVRGNTTLSSLDIEKAVYPFEGPGRTLADVNGARESLQKVYQDKGYQSVVVELPQQQVKNGVIVLQVVEAKVGRLRVEGAQYSSPQNIRDAVPALAEGTVPDFTQAQQQLADLNRSQDRQVIPVLKPGALPQTLDVDLKVDDHSPLHGNFDLNNDNSPGTSLLRTSATLSYSNLWQLGHVISGTYLLAPQHPDDARVYSFSYLAPFRDSHWSLLATVLHSDSNVASVGGTNVLGKGTTFGLTAIYTLPSTDTYAQSASVEIDRKHYDENVSLAGQGASSAPLTYVPVTFSYNGQLALKQSQTAFSASLTTNIRGVGSDWNAWDNKRYNATPDFVYGKFDVNHTQRFANDMQANAHVSAQLSNSPLVSSEQFAAGGMNSVRGYMQAEDTADSGVIGSLELRSPSLAKYVGSNVNEWRFHAFVDAAHLWLLSPLPEQTSSFNLLSIGFGTRVQIFKYASADFEAGWPLKAGVYTRQYSPRFDFYVRVGF; translated from the coding sequence ATGCCGCCAACAGTAGACGGGGAACGACTGGAACGGATGCGGCAGGGCAGGCGACAACGCCTTGCGGGCGTCGCGCTGGCGGGCGGCTTGAGCTTCGCCTGCGGGGCGCGTGCCGCCGACGCCGCGCCGGCGCAGCAGCCGGCCACCGCCGCACCGCAAACCTTCGACGTGAACGAGTTCATTGTGCGCGGAAACACCACACTGTCCAGCCTCGATATCGAGAAGGCCGTGTACCCGTTCGAAGGACCGGGGCGCACGCTCGCGGACGTCAACGGCGCGCGCGAGTCGCTGCAGAAGGTCTATCAGGACAAGGGCTATCAGTCCGTGGTGGTGGAGCTGCCGCAGCAGCAGGTGAAGAACGGCGTGATCGTGCTGCAGGTGGTGGAAGCGAAGGTGGGGCGCCTGCGCGTGGAAGGTGCGCAATACAGTTCGCCGCAGAACATTCGCGACGCCGTGCCCGCACTCGCCGAAGGCACAGTGCCCGACTTCACGCAGGCGCAGCAGCAACTGGCGGACCTCAACCGTTCGCAGGACCGCCAGGTGATTCCGGTGCTCAAGCCCGGCGCGCTGCCGCAGACGCTGGACGTGGATCTGAAAGTGGACGACCACAGCCCGCTGCACGGCAACTTCGACCTCAACAACGACAACAGCCCGGGCACCTCGCTGTTGCGCACGAGCGCAACGCTCAGCTATTCGAATCTCTGGCAGCTTGGGCACGTGATTTCGGGTACCTATCTATTGGCGCCGCAGCATCCCGACGACGCTCGTGTCTATTCGTTCTCGTATCTCGCACCGTTCAGGGACTCGCACTGGAGCCTGCTTGCCACCGTGCTGCATTCGGACAGCAACGTGGCGTCCGTGGGCGGCACGAACGTGCTCGGCAAAGGCACCACGTTCGGCCTCACCGCGATCTACACGCTGCCCTCCACGGACACTTACGCGCAGTCCGCGAGCGTGGAGATCGACCGCAAGCACTACGACGAGAACGTGAGCCTGGCAGGTCAGGGCGCGTCGAGCGCGCCGCTCACCTATGTGCCGGTCACGTTCTCGTACAACGGGCAGCTTGCGCTGAAGCAGTCGCAAACGGCGTTTTCCGCGTCGCTCACCACCAACATTCGCGGCGTGGGCAGCGACTGGAACGCGTGGGACAACAAGCGCTACAACGCGACGCCCGACTTCGTCTACGGCAAGTTCGACGTCAATCACACGCAGCGCTTTGCCAACGACATGCAGGCGAACGCGCACGTCAGCGCGCAGCTTTCGAACTCGCCGCTCGTGTCGAGCGAGCAGTTCGCGGCGGGCGGCATGAACAGCGTGCGCGGCTACATGCAGGCGGAAGACACGGCGGACAGCGGCGTGATCGGCTCGCTCGAATTGAGAAGCCCGTCCCTTGCGAAGTACGTAGGCAGCAACGTCAACGAGTGGCGTTTCCATGCGTTCGTCGATGCCGCGCATCTCTGGCTGCTGAGCCCGCTGCCCGAGCAGACCTCGAGCTTCAACCTGCTCAGCATCGGCTTCGGCACGCGCGTGCAGATCTTCAAGTATGCAAGCGCGGATTTCGAGGCCGGCTGGCCGCTCAAAGCGGGCGTCTATACGCGGCAGTACAGCCCGCGCTTCGATTTCTACGTGCGTGTGGGGTTCTGA
- a CDS encoding DUF2341 domain-containing protein has protein sequence MKRALFLFLSAVTVLLGCVPGVANAWWQNDWSYRKAITIDTSPKGVNVSESAGRMPLLIRLHSGNFQFDGLQDSGADIRFVAADDKTPLNYQIEQYDPVLGVALVWIDVPQMPAGAAQSIWMYYGNKKAPDGSKPAETFDPDYTLVYHFNGASGTPPKDATAYANNAQNAPFKTIEDGVIGKGAQFDGSTPLNLPASPSLNVSAGGSFTFSVWAKPAALAPNTLLYSRRDGANALLIGLDNGVPFAEVASGAAPVRVAATTPVAAAQWTHVAVTADGKNLTLYVNGKQAAQAAATLPALAGAAAVGGDVAGAPAGFAGFNGALDELRLSKIARSPTLISLDALSQGSESKLVGYGADEKQSGFGFGYFGIIVQSVTVDAWVVIGILLGMAVISWVVMWTKAGYVGTVDRANNYFVQRFREVAGRHLTGLAHVDEATDEGRRLRQSSLYRLYKAGVQEIHSRVDETGRTVITSESIEAIRASMDATLVRENQRLSKSMVLLTIAISGGPFLGLLGTVVGVMITFAAIAAAGDVNVNAIAPGIAAALLATVTGLFVAIPALFGYNYLLIRNKNVTANMQVFVDEFVTRLAEAHRSHRDHAVLAA, from the coding sequence GTGAAGCGAGCGTTATTTCTCTTTCTGTCGGCCGTGACCGTGCTGCTCGGTTGCGTGCCGGGCGTGGCCAACGCGTGGTGGCAGAACGACTGGTCGTATCGCAAGGCCATCACCATCGATACGAGCCCGAAGGGCGTGAACGTATCGGAGTCCGCAGGACGCATGCCGCTTCTGATCCGGCTGCATTCGGGCAACTTCCAGTTCGACGGATTGCAGGACAGCGGCGCCGACATCCGCTTCGTCGCGGCTGACGACAAGACGCCGCTCAACTACCAGATCGAGCAATACGACCCCGTGCTCGGCGTGGCGCTCGTCTGGATCGACGTGCCGCAGATGCCGGCCGGTGCCGCGCAGTCCATCTGGATGTACTACGGCAACAAGAAGGCGCCGGACGGCAGCAAGCCCGCGGAAACGTTCGACCCCGACTACACGCTCGTCTACCACTTCAACGGCGCGTCGGGCACGCCGCCGAAAGATGCCACGGCCTACGCGAACAACGCGCAGAACGCGCCGTTCAAGACCATCGAAGACGGCGTGATCGGCAAGGGTGCGCAGTTCGACGGCAGCACGCCGTTGAACCTGCCGGCGAGTCCGTCGCTGAACGTGAGCGCGGGCGGCAGCTTCACGTTCAGCGTGTGGGCGAAGCCCGCGGCCCTTGCGCCGAACACGCTGCTCTACAGCCGTCGCGACGGCGCCAACGCGCTCCTGATCGGGCTCGACAACGGCGTGCCGTTTGCCGAGGTGGCGAGCGGCGCGGCGCCCGTGCGCGTGGCCGCTACCACGCCCGTGGCCGCGGCCCAATGGACGCATGTGGCCGTCACCGCGGACGGCAAGAACCTCACGCTCTATGTGAACGGCAAGCAGGCCGCGCAGGCGGCGGCCACGTTGCCCGCGCTCGCGGGTGCCGCGGCCGTAGGCGGCGATGTGGCCGGCGCGCCGGCCGGCTTCGCGGGCTTCAACGGCGCGCTGGACGAACTGCGTCTTTCGAAGATCGCGCGTTCGCCCACGCTCATCTCGCTCGATGCCTTGTCGCAGGGCTCCGAATCGAAGCTCGTGGGGTACGGTGCCGACGAAAAGCAGTCGGGCTTCGGCTTTGGCTACTTCGGCATCATCGTGCAGTCCGTGACGGTGGACGCGTGGGTCGTCATCGGCATCCTGCTCGGCATGGCGGTTATTTCATGGGTCGTGATGTGGACGAAGGCCGGTTACGTGGGCACCGTGGACCGCGCGAACAACTACTTCGTGCAGCGTTTTCGCGAAGTGGCGGGGCGTCACCTCACGGGCCTCGCGCACGTGGACGAAGCCACCGACGAAGGGCGGCGCCTGCGGCAGTCGTCGCTGTACCGGCTCTACAAGGCCGGCGTGCAGGAAATTCATAGCCGCGTCGATGAAACCGGCCGCACGGTGATTACGAGCGAATCGATCGAAGCCATTCGCGCCTCGATGGACGCCACGCTCGTGCGCGAAAACCAGCGTCTTTCGAAGTCGATGGTGCTGCTCACCATCGCCATTTCGGGCGGCCCGTTCCTCGGTCTGCTCGGCACCGTGGTGGGCGTGATGATCACGTTCGCCGCAATCGCCGCGGCGGGCGACGTCAACGTGAACGCCATCGCGCCGGGTATCGCCGCAGCGCTGCTCGCCACCGTGACGGGCCTCTTCGTCGCGATTCCCGCGCTCTTCGGCTACAACTACCTGCTCATTCGCAACAAGAACGTGACCGCGAACATGCAGGTGTTCGTCGACGAATTCGTCACGCGCCTCGCCGAAGCGCATCGCAGCCACCGCGACCACGCGGTGCTGGCCGCCTGA
- a CDS encoding ExbD/TolR family protein: protein MQVQDDDKPYDDINITPMLDLAYVLLIIFIIMTTASVQGIRVDLPKASSSTSLAKPKTKAITVSDSGQIFLDAYPVTMDELESRLRTEKATNPDVPIVLKGDATVQYQRVMDVLDLLRRLDLSQVGLVTGKAKQGG, encoded by the coding sequence ATGCAGGTTCAGGACGACGACAAGCCCTACGACGACATCAACATCACGCCGATGCTCGATCTGGCGTATGTGCTGCTCATCATCTTCATCATCATGACGACCGCTTCGGTGCAGGGCATTCGCGTCGATCTGCCGAAGGCGAGTTCGTCCACGAGCCTCGCGAAGCCGAAGACAAAAGCGATCACGGTGTCCGACTCGGGGCAGATCTTTCTCGACGCGTATCCCGTCACGATGGACGAACTGGAAAGCCGTCTGCGCACGGAGAAAGCGACCAATCCAGACGTGCCCATCGTGCTCAAGGGCGACGCCACCGTGCAGTACCAGCGCGTGATGGACGTGCTCGATCTGCTGCGGCGTCTCGATCTTTCGCAGGTCGGCCTCGTCACGGGCAAGGCGAAGCAGGGCGGCTAG
- a CDS encoding energy transducer TonB family protein yields METTYNGGASGNGPGRFIKPVLIALVLLGVAALVWHFASDTAGVKRATAPQVTTVIPLPPPPPPPPKQKPPPEKIKDEVKTPVDRPTVAPKPAEAPKPSDNQPRQMTMNAPAQAGTDSFNIGAGDGSGMVGSGGGGRFGNASYNTYMVYVLQRAIEQDKGVQEAGGSRFTGSLNLWMEPSGRITKVTIAQSTGDAKIDAAVVAAIEALGKVDEPPPPSTTWPVLVKLQGRKPA; encoded by the coding sequence ATGGAAACCACCTACAACGGCGGCGCGAGCGGCAACGGTCCGGGCCGCTTCATCAAGCCGGTGCTGATCGCGCTCGTGCTGCTGGGCGTGGCCGCGCTCGTCTGGCATTTCGCCAGCGATACGGCCGGCGTGAAGCGCGCGACCGCGCCGCAGGTGACCACGGTCATTCCGCTGCCGCCGCCTCCGCCCCCGCCGCCGAAACAGAAGCCGCCGCCCGAGAAGATCAAGGACGAGGTGAAAACGCCCGTCGATCGTCCTACGGTTGCGCCGAAACCGGCCGAAGCGCCGAAACCTTCGGATAACCAACCCAGGCAGATGACGATGAACGCACCGGCTCAGGCTGGCACGGACAGCTTCAACATCGGCGCGGGCGACGGCTCCGGCATGGTGGGCAGCGGCGGCGGAGGGCGCTTCGGCAACGCGAGCTACAACACCTACATGGTCTACGTGCTGCAACGCGCGATCGAGCAGGACAAGGGCGTGCAGGAAGCGGGCGGCAGCCGTTTCACGGGCAGCCTGAATTTGTGGATGGAGCCGAGCGGCCGCATCACGAAGGTGACGATCGCGCAGTCCACGGGCGACGCGAAGATCGACGCGGCCGTGGTCGCGGCCATCGAAGCGCTCGGCAAGGTGGACGAGCCCCCGCCGCCCTCGACGACGTGGCCGGTGCTCGTGAAGCTGCAGGGACGCAAGCCGGCCTAG
- a CDS encoding putative porin, translating to MIRMNKIRGSGWSGGGMPMRRSRMSAALFTLGMTCAAGAHAQSLETQAAQGAAAPTENTVINLINLLVKRGVLTQQNANDLISEARSEAAQARAANAARAPAAAVVNAPTQPGDVAVPYVPQVVRNQIRDEVKQEVMAQAKAENWAQPNALPDWISRIKLDGDLRVRDEYHFYGSRNANNVTNFAAINQAGGFDINPNTNTTQLPTQNTTQNRNNLERYRARLGVTALLSEQLTAGLQLASGNDNGPVSTTATAGGGFGKKNIWLNKVYFAYTPTPWANVIAGRFDNPFFASDLLFSNDLEMDGIASNFHYALPANQDVMLFGTLGVFPIQYTAENFPSNSTSKVGSDTKWMFGAQFGADWKINAQNRLKGAIAYYDFQNMRGTLSSPCALYLGATSCSTDNEAPTFMQGGNSLIALRNIVQNPNLSPGLTPQPQVFGLAYNYRLFDIKAQWDTVIADRFKLRLDGEFVRNLAYDENKAFGAASLPVNNYEATTVNASRSDYRSGPNGFLAKATIGEPEPKTKGQWNFSVAYKYLQPDATLDAFTDPDFHLGGTNARGYILAAAYAVARDTWFTARYLSAKEVYGPPVSIDVLQLELNARF from the coding sequence ATGATTCGCATGAACAAGATTCGGGGTAGCGGATGGAGCGGCGGCGGTATGCCCATGCGGCGTTCGCGCATGAGCGCCGCGCTCTTCACGCTGGGCATGACGTGTGCCGCGGGCGCTCACGCGCAGTCGCTCGAAACGCAGGCCGCGCAAGGCGCCGCGGCGCCCACCGAGAACACGGTGATCAACCTCATCAACCTGCTCGTGAAGCGCGGGGTACTCACGCAGCAGAACGCCAACGACCTCATCAGCGAGGCACGTTCCGAGGCTGCGCAGGCACGCGCCGCAAACGCCGCGCGTGCGCCCGCAGCAGCCGTCGTGAACGCACCCACGCAACCGGGCGACGTAGCCGTGCCCTACGTGCCGCAGGTGGTGCGCAACCAGATTCGCGACGAGGTGAAGCAGGAAGTCATGGCCCAGGCGAAGGCCGAAAACTGGGCGCAACCGAACGCGCTGCCGGACTGGATCTCGCGCATCAAGCTGGACGGCGACCTGCGCGTGCGCGACGAGTACCACTTCTACGGCAGCCGTAACGCGAACAACGTGACGAACTTCGCGGCCATCAACCAGGCCGGCGGCTTCGACATCAATCCGAACACGAACACCACGCAGTTGCCCACGCAGAACACCACGCAGAACCGCAACAACCTGGAGCGCTACCGCGCGCGGCTCGGCGTGACGGCGCTGCTCTCCGAGCAGCTCACGGCGGGCCTGCAACTCGCGAGCGGCAACGACAACGGCCCCGTGTCCACCACGGCCACCGCGGGCGGCGGCTTCGGCAAGAAGAACATCTGGCTCAACAAGGTCTACTTCGCCTATACGCCCACGCCGTGGGCCAACGTGATCGCCGGCCGCTTCGACAATCCGTTCTTCGCTTCAGATCTGCTGTTCTCGAACGACCTCGAGATGGACGGCATCGCGTCGAACTTCCATTACGCGCTGCCTGCGAACCAGGACGTGATGCTGTTCGGCACACTGGGCGTGTTCCCGATCCAGTACACGGCCGAGAACTTCCCGTCGAACAGCACGAGCAAGGTGGGCAGCGATACGAAGTGGATGTTCGGCGCGCAGTTCGGCGCGGACTGGAAGATCAACGCGCAGAACCGCTTGAAGGGCGCCATTGCCTACTACGACTTCCAGAACATGCGCGGCACGCTGTCTTCGCCGTGCGCGCTGTATCTGGGCGCGACGAGCTGCAGCACGGACAACGAAGCACCGACCTTCATGCAGGGCGGCAACTCGCTCATCGCGCTGCGCAACATCGTGCAGAACCCGAACCTCTCGCCGGGGCTCACGCCGCAGCCGCAGGTGTTCGGCCTCGCCTACAACTATCGCCTCTTCGACATCAAGGCGCAGTGGGATACGGTCATCGCAGACCGCTTCAAGCTGCGGCTCGACGGCGAATTCGTGCGCAACCTGGCCTACGACGAGAACAAGGCCTTCGGCGCGGCCTCGCTGCCCGTGAACAACTACGAGGCGACCACGGTGAATGCGTCGCGCTCGGACTACCGCAGCGGCCCGAACGGCTTCCTCGCGAAGGCCACCATCGGCGAGCCGGAACCGAAGACGAAGGGCCAGTGGAATTTCTCCGTGGCGTACAAGTACCTGCAACCGGACGCCACGCTCGACGCCTTCACCGACCCCGACTTCCACCTGGGCGGCACCAACGCGCGCGGCTACATTCTGGCCGCCGCGTACGCCGTGGCGCGCGACACGTGGTTCACCGCGCGCTACCTGAGCGCGAAGGAAGTGTATGGGCCGCCGGTGTCCATCGACGTGCTTCAACTCGAACTCAACGCGCGGTTCTGA
- a CDS encoding YbjN domain-containing protein — MDNDSTNANAAVSNEEWIEAVGIEQLAQVFRAAGYRVTAAEQNGAVQLMSASQGVGFAVRFGNVAAGFTAPEASAQTGADALRYLDYTLSCVLQVQGELPADLVASWNRTKRFARLANHGPFLALELDVVVAGGVSGRYLRSTIELWDRLIQEFLLHLRNRPAMAAQEAAARQDPADAAKGDAAVTQPAAGDKATLQ, encoded by the coding sequence ATGGACAACGACAGCACAAACGCGAACGCGGCCGTCTCGAACGAGGAATGGATCGAGGCTGTGGGCATCGAGCAACTCGCGCAGGTGTTTCGCGCCGCCGGCTATCGCGTGACGGCCGCGGAGCAGAACGGCGCGGTGCAATTGATGAGCGCGAGCCAGGGCGTGGGCTTCGCGGTGCGCTTCGGCAACGTGGCGGCCGGGTTCACGGCGCCGGAGGCGTCCGCGCAAACGGGCGCAGACGCGCTGCGTTATCTCGACTACACGTTGAGCTGCGTGCTTCAGGTGCAAGGCGAATTGCCCGCGGACCTCGTCGCCAGCTGGAACCGCACGAAGCGTTTCGCGCGGCTCGCGAATCACGGGCCCTTTCTCGCGCTCGAACTGGACGTGGTGGTGGCGGGCGGCGTGAGCGGCCGTTACCTGCGCTCCACCATCGAGCTATGGGACAGGCTGATCCAGGAGTTTCTGCTCCATCTTCGCAATCGTCCCGCGATGGCCGCGCAAGAGGCCGCGGCCCGCCAGGACCCGGCGGACGCGGCGAAGGGGGACGCGGCGGTGACGCAGCCGGCCGCCGGTGACAAGGCCACGTTGCAATGA
- a CDS encoding peptidylprolyl isomerase, with product MVLFGTPLVVLAGNDVVANAAQASVTQDDIETLVKSLSPEGRTRLAADPAAMDRLVHSTLEQKAVLAEAKAKGWDTQPQVQAAIEAARREVIVRTYLASVNAPPSDYPSDADLEAAYNEHQNAFAVPRALHLAQIYIAVPPNADQATLDKAGKQAAHLAELARSGAKAGTSGGTKNNDFASLAKANSQDKASADRGGDMGFVPETMLLPAVRDAANALTPGQVSAPVRTQTGFHVLKLIDTRPAGVRPFAEVKEQLRTLLRAQRTQQNVQAYLTKLAGNAPINEDALKKALAAVQ from the coding sequence ATGGTTCTGTTCGGCACGCCGCTGGTCGTGCTCGCCGGCAACGACGTGGTGGCGAATGCGGCGCAGGCGTCCGTCACGCAGGACGATATCGAAACGCTCGTGAAGTCGCTGAGCCCCGAAGGGCGCACGCGCCTTGCCGCCGACCCCGCGGCAATGGATCGTCTTGTGCATTCCACGCTCGAACAGAAGGCCGTGCTGGCCGAAGCGAAGGCCAAGGGCTGGGACACGCAACCGCAGGTGCAGGCCGCAATCGAGGCCGCGCGTCGTGAGGTGATCGTGCGCACGTATCTGGCGTCCGTGAATGCGCCGCCGTCCGACTATCCGTCGGATGCCGATCTGGAGGCGGCCTATAACGAACACCAGAACGCGTTTGCCGTGCCGCGCGCGCTGCATCTCGCGCAGATCTACATCGCCGTGCCGCCGAATGCGGATCAGGCCACGCTCGACAAGGCCGGCAAGCAGGCCGCCCATCTGGCGGAGCTTGCAAGAAGCGGCGCTAAAGCGGGCACAAGCGGTGGCACAAAGAACAACGACTTCGCCTCGCTCGCGAAGGCCAACTCGCAGGACAAGGCGAGTGCGGACCGCGGCGGCGACATGGGCTTCGTGCCCGAGACGATGCTGCTGCCCGCCGTGCGCGATGCCGCGAATGCACTGACGCCGGGTCAGGTTTCGGCGCCGGTTCGCACGCAAACGGGCTTTCACGTGCTGAAGCTGATCGATACGCGGCCGGCCGGCGTGCGTCCGTTCGCCGAAGTGAAGGAGCAGCTCCGAACGTTGCTGCGCGCCCAGCGCACGCAGCAAAACGTGCAGGCGTATCTCACGAAGCTCGCCGGCAACGCACCCATCAACGAAGACGCGCTGAAGAAGGCGCTCGCAGCGGTGCAATAG